Genomic segment of Apium graveolens cultivar Ventura chromosome 7, ASM990537v1, whole genome shotgun sequence:
ATGCCCATGACGTCTGGGAGGCAGTAGCACCGATGGATCCAAAGACGGTGGTCGAAGAGAAGACGGACAAGATTGCCATGGCTGCAATCTACCAGAGTATTCCCTAAGATATTCTTTTATCATTGGCAGAAAAGGAGACTGCCAAAGAAGCCTGGGAGGCTATCAAGGTTATGTGCCAAGGTGCTGAGCGCGTGAAAAATACAAGGATACGAACACTGAAGGTGGATTTTGAAACTATGAGTATGAAAATTCAGATTCTCTTGATGATTTTTGTCTAAAATTAAATGTTCTCGTAACAAACATTCACGCACTGGGAGAGGTGGTTGTAGAATCATATGTGGTAAAGAAATTACTCTGAGTTATAACATCAAAATTCTTGCAAATCGCATCCACCATTGAGCAATTCGGGAACCTTGAGATGATGACAATCGAAGAAACAGTTGTGTCTTTGAAGGCTCATGAAGAGAGAGTTTGGGGACAGAAGCGGAAGCCAACTGCTCCTCACAGAAGAGGAATGAGTGGGAAAAGAAAAGGAAGAATGCAAGCTGCTACTTACTAGGGACGAGTGGCTTAAGCGATCTGGTATGGGAGGGACTGAGACAGCCCTACAAAGATCACGTAATAGAGACAATGGTCGAGGTGGAAGAGACAAACGTAAAGTTAGGTGTTTTAGTTGCCTGGCTTATGGACATTATGCAGCCGGGTGCAAGAAATTGAAACGAGATAAAGAGCTCAAGGAAGATGCAAACATTGCTCAAATACCGGATAATGAGCCAGCACTGCTACTGGCTGAACATAAGGATTATGAAAAAATGTAATGTTGGTTAATAAAGAAAGAATTGCTCCAAAACTGAGTCAAGATGGTGAATAAATGAGAGTGGAGTCAAACGTCTGGTATTTGGAAAACGGTGCCAGCAATCACATGACTGGACATCGTTCAAAGTTCAAGGATCTGGATGAGAAAATAACAGGACAAGTGAAGTTCAGAGATGGATCAGTGGTTCACATAAAGGGAAAGGGTTCTGTAGTGGTCAAGGGAAAAAAGGGAAGGAGCGTACATTACAAGAGGTATATTTTATTCCTTCTCTCTGCAATAATATAATCAGTCTTGGTCAATTATCGGAAGAAGGAAACAAAGTCACTCTTAATGGTGATTTTCTGTGGGTGCATGATAAACATGGAAATTTAATTATGAAAGTAAAAAGATCAACAAACAGGTTGTATAAGATTATTCTTGAGCATAGCGTGGCTAGCTGCTGATTGTCTAAGGCTGATGAGCATGCGTGGTTATGGCATTCACGGTTGGGCCACGTAAATTTTAATGCAATGATGTTGATGTCTTCTAATAAAATGGTGCATGGTTTGCCAAGATGAAATCATGCCAAGGAAGTGTGTAAAGGTTATCTCATATCAAAGCAAACGAGAAAGTTATTTCCAACCACGTCAAATTATACCACAAAAGGAGTTCTGGAATTAGTTTATGGAAACTTTTGTGGACCTCTCTCGCCAGCTACAACTTCAGGTAATAGATACATATTTCTTCTTGTGGATGACTATAGCAGAGTCATGTGGGCATATCTGTTGAAACAAAGGATGAGGCATTTCAAGTTTTCAAGAACTTTCGGGCAAAGGTTGAAGATggataaaaaaaagaaaattagAGCTTTTAGGACAGATAGAGGAGGAGAGTTCTATTCTAAGGAGTTCCTAAGTTACTGTGAAGAGACGGGAATAGCAAGACAATTTACTGCGCCCTACtcacctcagcaaaatggtgtaGTAGAGCGCAGGAATCAGACCATAATTGAGATGGCGCGAAGTATGTTAAAAGAAATGCAGATGCCATGTACATTCTGGGGGGAAGCCATACGTCATGCCATATACATCTTGAATCGAATGCCCACGCGTGCTGTGTCAGGTATAACACCATATGAGGCTTGGTCGGAAGAAAAACCACACCTGGGTCATGTCAGGGTATTTGGGTGTGTAGCACACATGAAGATTCCAAGTGTGCACACAAGAAAATTAGATGACAGAAGTAAGCCGGTGATCCATCTTGGGAAAAAACCCAGAACAAAGGCATACAGGCTGTATGACCCAGTTGGGAAAATGGTGCACGTTAGTAGGGATGTCATATTTGAAGAAAAGAAACCGTGGTCCTGGAAACAACACACTGATCTCGAGGAAACTCACCCAAAAACTTTCATAGTACTTAGTAAAAGTACAGAAGAAAGGGGAGAAGCTGATCATTCGGAGGAGGAAATAGGGACACCTCGGTACACAGGTGCTGAAAATAATTGTGCAGAAAGTGACCAGTCAATACACAGGTCAAATTATGAAACGTCTGTGACAGAGTTTGATGCTAGCAGTGAGCCACATAGGTAAAAAACTCTCAAGGACATTTATGAAAACATCAAGGAAGTCGAGTTAGAGGATGAAGAACTTCTCCTTATGGGCATTGATGAGCCTGCTAATTATGTTCAGGCAGCGAAAGATCAAAACTGGAGGGAAGTGATGCAACGAGAAATTGAGGCCGTTGAGAAAAATGGTACTTGGAAGCTAACAAAGCTAGAACCTGATCATAAGGTTATTAATCTGAAGTGGATTTTCAAACTGAAGCAAGACATTAATGGGGAAATTCAGAAATATAAGGCGAGAATTGTAGCCAAAGGCTATGTTCAGAAACGAGGAGTGGACCTCGATGAAATCTTTGCGCCTGTTACGTGCCTGGAAACTCTACGATTGCTTCTCGCCCTTGCTGCTAAAAATGAATGAGAGGGGCACCATCTTGACGTCAAGACAATATTCTTGAATAGAGAGATTCAGGAGACAGTATATGTGTCTCAGCCGGAGGGTTTTGttcaaaaggggaaagaaaatcTGGTTTATAAATTAGTAAAAGCACTATACGGTTTAAGACAAGCGCCTCGCGCTTGGTACTCCAAATTGAACAAGTGCCTTGAGGAGCTGGGCTTTATAAGGTGCCCCTACGAACACGCAGTTTACACGAGAAGGATGAACGGAGAAAGTCTGATTGTGGGAGTGTACGTTGATGACCTTTTGGTGACAGGTACGAGTACTGCAGTTATAAAGGAGTTTAAAACACAAATGAATGAAAGATTTGAAATGAGTGACTTGGGAAGATTATCATATTACTTGGGAATCGAGGTGAAGCAACGTACTGGGTGTATAGAATTGAAACAAATAGGGTATGCAAGAAAGATTTTAGAGAAGGCTGGCATGGGGGAATGTAACCCAACAAAGTTTCCAATGGACCCGAAGGAGATTATAACCAATAATGAGGGTGGAAAGCTAGTTGATACTACGAACCTTAAGAGTATGGTTTGAGGGTTACGGTACCTTCTTCACACGAGGCCGGGTATCACTTCCTCAGTGGGCATTGTGAGTAGATATATGGAAAAGCCCACTATGTTGCATCTAAACGCTGTGAAACGTATTTTACGGTATGTTAAAGGCACTCTGAACTTTGGCCTTGTGTACATGAAAAATAATGCAAATAGTCTGTTGACAGGATACTCGGACAGCGACTTAGCTGGACATATTGAGGACAAAAAAAGCACATATGGTATGGTTTTCTACTTGAACGAAAATCTCATAACCTGGGTGTCTCAGAAGAAAAAATATGTAGCCTTATCATCTTGTGAAGCCGAGTTCATGGCTGCCACTGTAGCTGCGTGCCAAGTAATCTGGTTGTGTAATATGCTAACCCAAGTCACAGGTAAAGAAATTGGTCCAGTAACTTTGCACATCGACAACAAATCAGCAATAGATCTTGCTAAGAATCCGGTATTTCACGGGCGGAGTAAGCACATAGACATTCGCTATCACTTTATCTGTGAATGTGTTGAAAAGGGAGAGATTGAAGTAAAGCCTATGAGCACTGATAAACAATGTGCTGATACTCTGACAAAAGCGCTCTCAGTTGTTAAATTTGAAAAAATGCCTACACTGTTAGGTATCCAGGAACTGTCTGGACGAGTTTAGATTATGGGGGAATGTGTTGGTTTTAATCTAAACTTAGTTGAGTTTTTTTggttatttttttttattttgtcaGACACGACTTGGTCGTTTAGTCGTTAGAATCAGTCGTATAGTTGTTGCGTCTGTGTAGTAGAGTAGTGGAGAATAAACATCAGTAGTAGAGAGTTTCTATGATGCATTTTCCTTATCCCCTTGCTATTTCATTTTGTAAGTCTTATATAACCTGTGTTATGGGTTTAATAAAATTACGCTTCTGAAACATTTATTTGTTTTTATTAGTTTCATATCCAATTATTTTTGGCAAGTTCATTCAGTTTTTCAACATTCCAGAAGTGGACCCAAATCCAAAAGCATGTCGGTACAGACCAGGCTGACACCTTAAATGAGCTGATCAACAAGACAGATAGCATTTACCAACAGTAGAAAGTTGAATTTGGCTACACAAGGAGATGGTCGAGAAGGATGAAATACATAGAAGAGGCATCTCTAGAAGGATGAATGACATGAAAAAAAGTTATATCTGAGAACATTTTTATTATCGTAATTCTTTTATATTCCAATTTTAAAAGTACCAAGTAACTGAAAGTATGTGATTGATTTGTGTATTGCAAATACGAAGTTTAGTTTATCCTAGTATAACCAAATGGATAAATTGACCAATACTATTTTACTAAAATCAAGATTCATTTATGTTCAGAAAGTAGTTTAATAAACATACATAACTTAAACCCCGCTTCCCAGTTAAAATAATTGGAAAGCAGATAAAGAGTAAATGCGCCCGAGTTGACACCAGAAAACCTTAAATCTAACAAGATAGCCTTGTAACCATAGCAAAACAAACCTTAAATTGTTGCAATAACAATTAAATAGGATATTTCAACATTAAATATTCTTTTATTGTGGAGATACTATCCTATAAAGCAAAGTTCAGTACCACAAGTTTTTCTATTCGAAGCAGTTAGTTTTGCATCATGAAAGACATGGATTGGTAAAGGAATTATTAGAATACACGATAGTAAACTTAAACGTATTCACAATTTGAGATATAATTAGAGGTCCGTttgggttttcttaaaaaatgtaaTTTATGACTTGAAGTTGAACAGTGTCATTTAGTTTTTATGAATAtcgtaacttataagttatttaggtgTTTGAATATTTTTACCTATAAATTACTTATAAGTTGATAATGTGTTTGATAAATTATAATTTATCagttatattttttttgaaagaaaataaagattaaattataaattacaaaaattaataattttgatacatgaatattaaaataaaaagaaaatacaaaaaacaaggattttatgatcggaataaaactatataatattGCTGACGAAAGTAAAATTATATTGAACCGTGTTAAAAAGCCAAAACTAAACATAATTAGATTTATTTATCTTAGTTAGTGTAACATTGCTctcgggttaaaataaaataatatatattgtaACAACCCAGTTCCAAATCGATAAAACTTCTCTTCACTTTTCAAGTCAAAGTATCACAATTATCTGCACCAAcaaatcattatattttgggtgaaTCTTGTCGGCTTATTTTTTACCCAATTTGGTGGAGAAATTTGAATCAATTTTCGTAAAATATTCGGGAATACCCAATGCGCACCCGAAGGTAGCtgctgcgggttacctacgattaAAAAACAACTCGGGATTTAACCCGAATTAAAAGATTATACAATGAAACGTGCTGAAATAGAAATAAAATCAAAAGATAATTACctatcatttaaaaatttaaatgagcaaattttatatctcaaaattttaatcaaattaaattaagaaaaattatatATATCGTAGGAGGTGTAAAGTTAtacaaattataaaaataagaaaaataaattaaaataaaaaaaatggaCTTTGATTGAGAATGAAGAATGAAAACTTTAAAGTTAGGTTTTCCAACTTTCAGTTTTTGACTCAAAAATGATCATATATGAGCCATGGCTTAATTTGCCAAACAGTTCAAGTAATAGATGAATGTACTACAACAAATTtggccatttacgacggtttttttgaactgaaatcgtcgtaattgaaCCATTTACGATGAAAAAAAATCGTCGTTTTTAGTTgagtagtaagttcgttttttcgtcacaagataaaattgtGTCACAAGTTAGAAAGTAGGGACccacataaataaaataataaatctacttacgacggaatatATCGTCGTAAGATACCAAAATACGACGAAAAATAACGTCGTAAGTTTTGTACTTACGATGGAAAAAACGTCGGATATTACTTTACGAGACCCACTTTTAATAAGATAAAACATAATTTTACGACCGTAAAATGCATCGTAAGTTAGAAATTTTCGACAGAAAAAACGTCGTATTTTAGAAGGTGGGGCCTACAATCTCGGAAAATGAATCGTACGGGCTTAAAATCTAAACGAGGCTTCAGAATGATTGCCCAAACATGCACTAGGATACCCACACTCGCACacagttttattattatttactCTTAAAAAGTTAAACAAACTGAAATAATCAAGAGCAAAAATATGATGATCTAAATTTGGACGAATAT
This window contains:
- the LOC141673553 gene encoding putative mitochondrial protein AtMg00820, which translates into the protein MGIDEPANYVQAAKDQNWREVMQREIEAVEKNGTWKLTKLEPDHKVINLKWIFKLKQDINGEIQKYKARIVAKGYVQKRGVDLDEIFAPVTCLETLRLLLALAAKNE